Within the Gorilla gorilla gorilla isolate KB3781 chromosome 15, NHGRI_mGorGor1-v2.1_pri, whole genome shotgun sequence genome, the region ggaggggaggagggggaggggagggggagggaggggaggtacagaaagaggagaggagagagagagagagaggaaaaaagacaggaaagaaaagaaaaaagaaaaggaaagaggaaaggaaagggaagggaaaaggaaaggaagaaagaatgcaaAGATTGAGAAAAATGTGGGCACTGCTGCtcgagaagaaaaaaatcatcaggAGAGAAACTAAGACCCACATTTAATACAGTGTTAACATTCACAAATGGTTGCAAAGTTCTAGGGCAGTGGTTCTTGAGCCTTAATGAATCAGATTACTGGAGGCTTATCGAAATTCAAAACTGAAGACTCTGCAAACAGTAAAATTCAGTCCTGAGGACCCCACCAAGATGCTGCTGATGATGATGTGGGGCCCACAACGGAAGAATCACTGTCCTAAGGGATCTCTTCTCAAAGCAGTACCACTCAGAGACAATAGGCTCATATCCAGTTACACACACTAGGAAACTGTGGAAGAATCTGTTTAGTTCAAGGGTTTGAACAGGAACTAACTCTTCTgaccaaaaagaaacaaaaattggaCTCACTCCTTATACTTAAATAACCATGACATGAATCCTAGCTCAGCTCCTTAAATAGGGGAAGTCTACACTTAATATAAATGTGCACTGGATAACAATGAACTCAACCTAATATGGTATGTTCAATGAAAAATGTCTAAAAAGATTAAGACCTTAaactaaaatgtaaagaaaagagcctcattaagcatattttcatttcaatattaaaaattaacaaagcttTCAAAATATAATCACTATACCTACTTGGTATATGCTCACCTGTTTCGAAATTAAAGTAGAATCTCTTTCTTTTGAATGTACAGATATATTACAATCATTGATAAAATTAAGTGCTTCTTCTAATTCCATCAGCAGTCTTTCATAAAGCCCACTTCTGTCAGTAAATGGTCCACAATCCACCACAATCTCACATGGCTGAGAAGTATACCTTTAACATAAGAAACAAAAGGTATCAATACTGCAGTAGTgagaatgcaatttaaaaaaagtttttcaaaaagcaaaaaaaaaagggaatagatactaaaaaaaaaaaaaaaaatgccagaatGTTAGCAGTGGGGTGAGATTTTAGgtgtttaattattatttttctatattaccATATTTCTCAacagtaaataatgtattttataaaccAGTAAAGTGTTGtttaaaagatgttttcaaaaggcaaggggagaagaggggaaagaaaagaatacaaatgAGCATCCACTGCATCCCCAAGCATGATGCTGGGAATTTACATACCTTCTAACTGAATCCACACACAGGGAGGATGATGAAGGAAATGAAGGTTCAAAGACATTACATgactctgtctaaacaaaacTCAGGACTGCCTTCCTCTGAGGGCTCTTTCAGCCAAACCCTACCGCCTCCCCGAACaccttttgtttcatttctaaaaaaCTCACTAGAGCATTATGATCCATTTATACGTCTAACTCCAAAAAGAAGCTTCCTAGTTTCAGTTTGTATATCTAATCAATATAAAAGGCAGGCTCACAACATGCCTTCCTAAAGTGGTACTCATGTTTATCTGCACAGGTTGAGTGCCCTTATCTGAAAGGCTTGGGACCTGAACTGTTTTGGATTTccaatatttttcagattttggaatatttgcatataaataatGAAGTACCTTGAGGATGGGACCcaagtataaacatgaaattcatttatgtttcatatacaccttacaGCTTGAAGGCaattttacacaatatttttaaataatgttgtgAATGAAACAGGTTTTGATCGCATTTTGGCTTCAGTTCATCACAAGGTCAGATATGAAAtgttccacttgtggcatcacaCCAGCACTCAAaaggtttcagattttggagcattttgaatttcgcgttttcagattagggatgctcaatctGTACTACGTTTGCCTGTTAGGTCTCAAGAAATGACCACAGGGGCTGATATTCAAATAATTTTGCCaatacatttcattattattagtttgttttctttcGTTTTTTAGGTTTAGACTTCCATCTTTTGTCCCCTTAGGCATTTGCCAGAATGAGGAACAAGGGTGTTCAAAATACTCATGAAACTCAATCACTTCACAGAAGCGGAAAGAAGAATGGGAAGACTGATCACTGGGAGTTTTATCATTCAATTTATCCATTTCCATATCTgtgtgaatttttaatatttgcaaatatcgcttttatttttaatgtatttttaaatcctcATAAGGAAAACTCCCCCAACTTTCATTGATTTCTAATATCATTCCTTGGGTCTTTTATGCCTTTCATAAAAAATGACCACCAGAATGGCACATAATATCCTAAAAGTACATAtgataattttaataagaaaaaagaaatctagcaaaaacatatatactatagttcttatttttcttaaccCAAAACAGAATTTATACTCAACCAAAGAGTCCTTATTTGCAGAATTAGGTAATGCTTATTCAACAGATTGCTTATCAGGTTTACTTAAATGCTCTACTGCTTCTACTTCTCAGAAAACCTTTAGGCAATACAAGTGAAGCACTCTAACTCAGGTCAGACAAAAGCACAAGCACAGCCTTCTATTTCACCAAAACAGTGTTGGCTCAAGAAGTCAGACACAGCACGTTCTAGAGGTCATAAGATTTATATTTCATATGGCATTTGGATACCTAAGTTTGATAGATCCCAAATATTACCTTTCCTTCTCACTCTCCAAAGAAAATTTTCCTCAAATTCTTACTAAATGCCAGGCACACTGCAGACTTTTCTATGTGTCAATGTAATTGATCATCAAAGAATCCCATGAAACCACTGTCAATGCCATTTTACAAGTTCAGGGAAATAAGTGactcactcaaggtcacacagcttacaATTAGTGGAGCTAGTATTCAAACCCACGTCTGACTTAACTCCACAACTTGAGAAATCAGTCTCCGCTACTTATTGTAACTGTCCTAAGAACCACCACTAGGTAATCTTTAGCCTTATTTAAGACTACATCTAGTAAGAATGGAAGGCTATTTTGACATAAATCGAATTCATTGCATTTGAAAAGCCATTTTCCTAATTTGTAAAGGCTCCCTTCCACCAACTTAAGTTAtgaaggttttgtgtgtgtgtgcgcttttCAATGAAACTCAAAATAGTAACCCTCTCAAAAAGAGTCAAACCTAGAAATCACAAACAACAACTTTCTCTGAAATCCACAACCCATTTTCAAAACAATGGGGTATTtccaaacattttaaagtatgcTGCTGAATTCTCTAAATAACTTAATGTTCTTTGAAAGCATCATGTAAGACATTCAGGTCAGAACAACAAAGCACACatattgacagaaaaaaaatacaaatttactgTCAAAGTTCCCAGTCCTTGGCAACAACAGCAAATAGGAAGAGCTGACACATAATCTCTTAAGGCAGAAATGCCTGTCTGCTACTCTCTGTGGAAACAAGGTTAGATTCTTGAACTCACAGGTAACGGTACTTATAGAGAATTCTTACTCTTGCCCATTCCTTTTTACTGCCATTTGTTCACTTAAATAGGTACTCTCTGCAAGGTACTACAAAAAACAccaaagacttaatattgttttcAACTAATCTCATCAAAGCCGAGTCAATCGAAGTGCATACCTGTCTAAGACCACCAGGTCAGTTGCAGTTTCAGCATTACTCTTAAGAATTTTCTCTAGTTTCTGAATCTTTTCTTCCAATTCCTCTGGATCACATTTCCCATTTAAAATGGAAGCAGTTAGTCCCAAAATGCGAGGACATGATGGACAATTTTCACAGAGCTAACATAATAAAAGATACTGACAGTAAAGACTTCATTTTGCAAGGCCATAACAAGAGAGACATCGCCATATTAAAACATATCAAAATCACTAACAAATAGTAAAAAAGAATTTGTTTGGTGGAAATGCCACTATACCAAGGACAACATAAAATTACTCATAGAATTACTGTAGTTTGTTTAAAAGATCTGTTTTTCAAAAAGGCTCAATTAGATACACTATGAAAATTATACAGAATTTATTATGATGTTTAAAAGTTTATTATAGATTTAAATGAACATTAatttaatattcattcattcatacactgCAGCCAAACTCCCAATATTGATAACTAATATTATTGCTTTtgaaatctaaaaacaaaaatctgcatTTACTCAATAGTTTACCAAGAATTACTAAGACTTAGGTCTAAAACTTACCTTCATAATTTCTCGATAGGGGTGGTCTAGGATTGCAAGATGACACTCATCAAACACCAAAAGGTTAATGTCTGACAGTGATAAGTAACCATTTTTCAAAACATTCAAGGCGACATAGCAAGTCATAAtgagaacctaaaataaaatcaacatcaGTAAACAAACATGGCATTCACTGCCTGGATATACTTACATAAAATCAGATCATAGAGCCATTGTATCATAAGTGAGGATTAAGGAATTCATTAgtcaaaattaaaactaaaatactaaatacaattttatacatCAGAACTAAGAAGGAAATCAGGAAAGCATGGGAAAAGAGTTGAGAAAAAATATCTTGATAATGGAAAGCATGTCTTGACGACAAATCTAAATTTACTTCAGGTTCTTAGATCCCCACAGCCATATTATGACTGATGAGATCTGTCAATTTAGGCAAATCACAAAACAAttcacactttttatttttttctgttgaactGACATGGTTTTCTGGAAGAATACCCAGACTAAATGTTATTTTTGTAGCCTATCATTATGTGGATATTTAAGTGCTTTATTAATGAGGACTTATCCCAGTATGTGAAGCACACTAGTAGGCTGGGCTGTTTCAGTTCAGTGAGGAAGCGCCTCTTAATCACTGTGTATCCCCCAATGACCAACACACCAAAAGCCCCAGTACATGCTGGCTACATGGAAACATTCAGTTAGAGGAAGTCTCTGTCAAAGACCTAAACAGCTCAAGCAAGAAATTTTTCCAGTTTCAAGACATTTAACTCAAGACTAAATTTTTTGAAAGCGCATTATCAGCAAGTTGGAAATAGGTCATAGGAATTTGTGTTTTTCAAGCAAGCAGATCATACtgaaagctatttcttttctacaaagttaagagcaataaaaattagtaatttatgtttttttggttttttttttgagatggagtctcgctgtcacccgggctggagtgcagtggcgcgatctcagctcactgcaaactccaccttctgggttcaagcaattctcctgtctcagcctcccgagtacctaggactactacgccaccacgcctggctaatttttttatttttagtagagacagggtttcaccatattggtcaggctggtcttgaactcctgaccttaggtgatccacccacctcagcctcccaaagtgctgggattacagacgtcagccactgcatccggcctttATTTGGTTTTAAGGTAAGACTTACAGTAAGATATAGTACATCAGGACTAGCTTCTAGGCTGATTAAGTATAGGAAATTAGTTTTCAAACCTAAATCAGACAACCAAGGCTACAGATCATCTTATAAACCAAGTCAAGAACTTGTAGGGATTTATAAAGCGAAATTTCTCTACAAGTCTTACCTGGTGCTTAGTAAACTCTTGGTTCCATCTCTCTTTTGTCCAAGATGCATTTACTTCTAGGTTTGAGTATTCCCCAACCTTGAGATCTGAATGAGTTCTGACAGCTGACACTTGTTGAGCAACCTGGTTTGCTAATTACAAATATAATACTCCATGTAAATATGAGAAATCTTGCCCAGTTGGCTCTCTGGACTACTAATGATTAACAGTCTACAGAAATCCTTATTATTATATTAGACCTAACCAACGTTTTTGATAGCCTCTTTAAAACCACAGTTCCAAGGTTATCCTCCAAAAAAATGGCACCTACTAGACTTGCCACCTCACTTTTTGTCACTCACTTCAGAGAACCCTACACCACCTTTCTCCTTCATAGCTGATTTCCTCTAAGCCACCCTCCTATTTTCTTCAATTAAATCAGATGGAAACAAGACAGTCTAACATGTATTTAAAGCAGATAGTTATACTGAGACAATCTAAAAAAAGAGCAGTGACATGAATATATTAGTGCCCTACCAGCTTAggttcacattttatattttttatttttatatataatccaagcatataaaaatcagtattttaaacTCTTAACTGAATATCTAATTTCTAAGCAGCATGTAACTTTATTAATACAACTGATATAGCAAAATCATAAGTACAAACATTAACTATCCATAATTAAGCACCTTTTGACATACTTGGTGAAGCTAAaacatcaagaaaaaaacaaatgtaacAACTTAGATTATGTTCTAATGTACATATGTTCCAATACTTATGTTTCAAAAGCAATCCATTCAAAAGAAATACAGAACCAGAACATTTAAGAGAAACACCAAAAAGAAATAGGACAAAACAATTTCTGCCAGAAGAGATTAAATGAGTACATTATCTGTCAAACTTTCTTCAATAATTTAACTTAAGAAACACAGAAAATCTGTTTAAACATAAAATCCCATCCAATTTCCCCTGCACGacttgataaaataattttttattaccaGAGTTGACCAAGAACACCGTCCTTTTTCCATTTCTGCTGAAGTCTCCCCTGATCTGATAGGACAGCTCTTTAGTGAGTAGTACTGCAATAAATGTCTTCCCTGAGCCAGTGTTTAAACAGACGATGGTATTATGATCCAGAGCTGCTTCAAGCAGTTCAACCTAGAAACATGGTGAAAAAAAAGTTATGCACTTCTTACCTAAgtacaaaatttataaaattggattttattttaaatcaggaAATTTCACTATTCTCTAAAATCGTCCTccaataaatttacaaaaaaaacccacagtctACGTCTTTATACGAGAATAACTCAGAGGAATAAAATGCCTGCTATATACAGCTGTATTGTGTAAATACGTGTTGAAATGGCATTTACCCTTTCTTTAGGCATTATTTTTGTATACACAGAATACTTCTTTAGAATAACATGAACGACTAAACTTAGAGTAATCGTGGTTCTGCCAGTTCATGGCTGAACATTTTCAAACTAATCTAGGTTCCTACCCAGCTCACTAGGACAGACACATCCAAGTGAATATTAAGTAACAGTGAGGTTttcagagggggaaaaaagaaacttcACAAATACAACTATCAAATCCAATTACCCAGCAGATGTTAGAAAAGGACTATtaagaataaaagtattttaaatgagaaaattaatcaGAAGTGGGAGGCCTGAAAGGGTAAATGAGTTTTATATAAGTTGTGTCAACTATATGCTAATGTATTCCATTTTAGTGAAGAATGCTCCAGTATTAGTGTTCGCATTAGTACCTGATATTTTCTTGGCGTATAAATGTTATCATGAATTGCTTCTTGTTGCCATGGCAGTCCAAAGAAAGGACCCATTGGTGAGGAAGCAGGGGTCATGAGCTGCAGGCCTGCCATGCTGAGGGGTTGCAAAGCAGGGCTTTTCATTCATCCAGTGTTTCTTTCATTGCATTTTTGTTCTAGCACAGCTTActacaaaagggaaaaagaataccATTACACAATCATGCAgggttaaaaacaaagaaagcacaGAAACAAGAGAAACATCAGAATATCATTCCTATGAGCCATTCAAACTCTTCCTATAACTGTTTTAGCTTTTTCTTGATCTAAGAGGATCATTTTAGGAGTCAAGCATTCTGTACCTTACCCAGTGATTCTATGCCTAGAAATCTGTCTTAAAGAATGAATCAAGCAACTGCACAAAGAGATGCACATGAATATTTGTTGTTGcattattacttaaaaataagaaataactttaaaatctACTGGTAAAAAATAAGCTACATAAATTATGGTATgactatataatggaatactttgAATCCATTAAGATTATAACACATATCTGCAGTTCCTGACATAGAACAATGTCCATAATAaacctttaaaagaaaatacgTACAGCATGATGCCTtgttaaatatatgtacatatataaaatatgtaaatatacacataaataaattttgaacattctttgtatattctatgATGTTATTGATAAAATGATAACGTATGGAAGGCACTTAGCACTGTGCCTGCACCACGAAAGATTTAGACACCTGCTAAAATTGTCACTTTATCAATAGCTCATGAACACAGGCCTTTTTCTCAATTGACAACCTATTATAAATGCACAACTGACCAACTATCTAAATATGtatctttaaaattatacatatccTAGATAAATTAAAACAAACGACACCACtctgtgaaataaaaattttttcatgGTATCTAAGCACTGTCTATATTTCATATAGTTTTTCCCACAGATAAATCTGATTATGTAAAATGATAAAAACTGAATCTTTAAAATTCCTACCCTTCAAACAGAGGGTCAGGGATTCAAATATCTGTGTGAAAGCCTACCACTGGCTTTACTGTCGGCAGGATTTCCTCGCCCCACAGAAGGGAATTTCCTCTCTTGCACTGCTTTGGGGTGTTCATTGCTATTACTCTATGAAACTGGAAGAGATAATTCAACTCTGTTACTTAACAACCAAAACTTTTGAATCTCCTGACATGTTAAGTACAACACATGACTTAAGTTGTTGCAACTATTTCAACAAGAAGTCTCAAGTGTAGGGTCTCTTATACAACACAATACTGAATTCTGATTTGAGAAATTAATTCTGTTGACAAGAATTCAACATTCAGCTACCATAAAGTACTATCTCAAGTAAGCAGTGCAGGGGCACCCCACTGCCGGAGCTGAGAGCCCAGTAAGACAGCACGTCTGTGGGCCTGACAGCACAATCACGCTCATTATCTTTCCAGAAGGGAACAAGCAAAGTACCACAGAGTACTTCATGAGATAATATTAACCCATAATTTCCCTGGATCAAAGAGAACTATGTTCTTCACGAAAAATAATCTGCTAATTCTCTGCTGAATCAAAGCCCCAACAGCCATTCCTTTTACCCTAGTACCCACTTTCCCAAATTCAGCAAGCCCTCAGGACTTGCAGGCTCATCagttaaacttttttcttaataCAACTCCCAAGAACCCTATGTGGAAGTCTATTTTACCAAAATGTCTGAGATCAAGAGGCCACTCTGAAGGCCCAAGGCTAAGATCTGCGGGTCCCATCACCGACCTTCTCACCTGGAATCCACTCTCGTGATACCTCCACAATTCTCCTTCATGACTACAGACTGCATACTGTCTAGCACTATTCACCCTTAAGCCTGACCCTTCACTCTCACCCAACCCAAATGCTAATCCTAGACTTAGTGAAGACATGGTAGAAGGTACCAAGAAACAAGTCTAAGTTCTGATGAtggatgaaaatataaaacaaaggagaaaagaggGCAGTGATGTAAATACCCAACACATCTTCTCCTACTTCCAGAAACCAGGTATGTCCAGGAACCAGCAGCACCCCCTCCTCCCTACAACTGCCACCATTTCTTCTCATATAGATAACAttagtaataacaataaataactcTAGAAAAatagtctaaaaataaattaggaatgttttattttttaaagctgggGAGggtattcttcaaaaatgtcaatgccataaaatacaaagaaaaactatGAAAATGTTCCAGATTAACAAAGACTATAtggatacacatggacataaagatggaaataacagacAGCGGGAACTCCAAAGGGAGGAAGGTGATAAAGGGGGACACGGTTGAAAAACTACCCAtcgggtacaatgttcactatttgggtaacGTGTACACTTGAAGTCCAATTCCCACCAGTATACAATATACCCGtgtaataaacacacacacacgtaccctctgaatctaaaagaaaaaaaaagggactaTAAAGAAACATGACAACTACATGTAATACATGAACTTAGACTGGATCCtatctgaaagagaaaaatgccataaaggactttttttttttttaattaaaatgggcAATATTGGAGgtatacagtgtgatgttttgacacacatatacacagtgaACTATTATAGTCAAGCTAACTAACATAGCCATCTCTTCACATAGCTACAATTTTTTGGTGTGGTGAGAATTCTTCAGATCTACTCTCTCAGCAAATTCAAGTATTCCATACACTGTTATCCACTACAGACCCCGTGCTGTATGCTGGATCTCATTCCATGTAACTGGAACTCATTCCATGTAACCATAACTCTGTACCCTttcaccaacatctccccattctcCCCACATTCTACGCCTTCTCTTTTACTCTACTTGTAAGAATTCTACTTTTTTCGATTCCCATGTGAcatcatgcagtatttggctttctgtgcctggcttattatcCTTAGTATtacgtcctccaggttcatctgcatttttgcaaatggcaggatttccttctttttagtgctgaataatattactccatgtgtgtttgtgtatcacaatttctttacccattcatctgttgatggacacttagattgtttcaatattttggctattatgaataacgtTGCAAAGAACATAAATAGTGATCTCATTCATAAAGGACattattgaattcatttttaaaatgagataacaGCAATGTTAAAATTCCCTGAAGTTGATATAACTGACTGTGGCTATGTAAGACAATACCCTTATTGTTAGGAAATAtacactgaagtatttaggggtaaAGAGCTATGATACATGTAACTTAAATGGTACAGAAAAAGAATCTATatgtagatacacacacacagctgatAAAGCAAGTGGGGCAAAATGGGTACAGCACATATTTTTGTCCTATTATTCTTGCAACAtaaatctttttcttcattttctgctcaaatataaataaat harbors:
- the DICER1 gene encoding endoribonuclease Dicer isoform X2; translation: MKSPALQPLSMAGLQLMTPASSPMGPFFGLPWQQEAIHDNIYTPRKYQVELLEAALDHNTIVCLNTGSGKTFIAVLLTKELSYQIRGDFSRNGKRTVFLVNSANQVAQQVSAVRTHSDLKVGEYSNLEVNASWTKERWNQEFTKHQVLIMTCYVALNVLKNGYLSLSDINLLVFDECHLAILDHPYREIMKLCENCPSCPRILGLTASILNGKCDPEELEEKIQKLEKILKSNAETATDLVVLDRYTSQPCEIVVDCGPFTDRSGLYERLLMELEEALNFINDCNISVHSKERDSTLISKQILSDCRAVLVVLGPWCADKVAGMMVRELQKYIKHEQEELHRKFLLFTDTFLRKIHALCEEHFSPASLDLKFVTPKVIKLLEILRKYKPYERQQFESVEWYNNRNQDNYVSWSDSEDDDEDEEIEEKEKPETNFPSPFTNILCGIIFVERRYTAVVLNR